The nucleotide sequence TGATGTCCTGGGGCCTGAGCGGCACTATCTGCTCCTCGCTCTCGAGTTCGTTGCCCAGCCAATCCTTCGCGTACCCCAGTTCCCTGAGCTTCTGCACGCTCACCATCAGCTCCCTGGGCCTGAAGTGCGTTATGGGTATGTCCGTGGCGTCGAACCTGCACGTCCCGTCCTTGAATACATACACTTCGTGCTTGGCCCTGAAAAAGCCTTTTTCAAGCCGCTCCGGGATTTTGGCCGAGCTCGAGAGGCCCTTCACGCCCCTTATGTCCTCCGGGAGCATGCCGAACTGCTTCTTGAGCATCTCCACGAGGCTCGCGACAGCTATGGGCCGGTTGTCGTACGGGAGCGCGGGCCCGCAGTGCTCGCTTTTCACGGTGTGCGCCCCGCACGCCTTGCACGTGTTCTGCGCGATTGTCCTCGTGCCGCACAGCTCGCACCTCCTGTAAGTGCTTATGTTCTTGCAGTTCGGGCAGATGAACCGCGCCGCATCAGCATACACGCTCTTCTCCTCCTTCGCCCTGAGCACCCTGTACATTTTCGTGAAGCTCCTGTTCTTCGGCGAGCCGGTCGGGAACAGGGAATGCACCTTGCCTTCCATCTCCCTTTCCTTCGCCTTCTCAGGCCTGCCCATCCTCGCTCCTATGTAAACAGGGGCCTTGGCCTTTATCTCCAATCCGGAAAGCTCGGATGCAAGCGCGAGCGCCTTTTTATCCTCAGCGTAAACACTGTCGAACCTTTCCGTGCTCAGCCCCCCTGAAGCAGAAACTGCGAGCCCGAGGCAGGATATTACGGTGAACGCCTGGTCGGCATCAAGGCGCACTTTCCCGTCCGCGACCCTGTGCTCCACCCCGAGCTCCTCGAGCACGGTCTTCTCGGCCCCCATGGGAACCGAGAGCTCCCTGAGCTCCCCGGCGTCGAACCTCGCTTCAGCCTTTGCTAGCCAGTACGCGAGCGCCTTCATCTTGTTCGCGTCTATGTCGTGCCAGAAGTACGTATACTCGGGGTGCAGCGGAACCCCGTAATTTTTCGAGAATTCGAACGCCTCCTTCGCGCCCTGGAAAGCCTTGGGCTGCACGTTCTTGGCCTTGCATTCCTCGGCCCACCATTCCTCGCACCATCCGGACGGCATGAGCGGATGGCCGGACTTGAGGAAATCCCCGTAATTCACGAGCATGTCGCCCATGAACAGAATCATTTCAACATCGCGCCTGAGCCCCTTTGCCTGCAGGGTGCTCCTCACCTTGAGCACGCTCCCGTCCTTCAGGCGCACGAGCGGCGGCTCGATGGAATCGCATCCGGACATTATCGCGCCCTTGCCCGGCCTCTCGATTTTGTTGTGCGTCCCCACTGCTGTGAAATCATCAAGGAGCACCATGGTCGCAGGGTGGATGTTCTTGGCCATGAGCCCGTTGGTCCTGCTTTTCCCGTACCTCAGCCTGAACCCCCCTTTTGTCGAAGGGTACGCGAAAACCGGCCTTCCCGCGACCAATCCCTCCAGGTACGTCCAGTCCGGCTTTATCTCCACCGCGGATTCCTTCCTCTTCACCTTTATGAGCTTCTCGAGCCAGTCCCATCCCAGCCCGAATTTTTTCGAATACCTGTAAACCTTCATCGCCTTCTGCGCTATTCCTTCGCACATCACCAGCGGGACTCCGCCGCGCACCCTGTTGGTCTCCACCCTGGGCAGGTCCCGGTAAACCGAAACCTCGGCATCCTCGGTCGGGTCCCCGTCTATGCACACCGGGCAGTTCTTGGCGATCCATTTCACGTCCTCGTCCGGGGGCTTGTACTGAAGGTGCGAGGCCCTTGCCTCGTAGATGTTCATCTCCTCGGCGTAGCGCTCAATCTCAGCGTCCGTGGCGCGGTAATCCCCTATCTTCGCGACCTTCCTGGCGTAATCCGCGAGCGCGACCGCGAGCGCGGCCACGGTGCCCCCTGCGCTCCTTATCGGGCCGGTGAAATACACTGCGACGTAGCTGGTGCCGTCAGGATTGCTCCTCACTTTCACTTTCGATATGCCCTCTGTAGGAGCCACGAGCATGCCTTCGGTGAGCACGCCTATGCTCGTGCGGACCGCCTGCTCGATGAGCTGCTCGGTCTGGCCGTGGATTATTTCGCCGCCAGCGATGCCCGCAGCCAGCTTGAACGCTATGTCCTCCCTCGCGACCCCAGCCTCCTCCATGTCCCTTATCACTTTCGCAATTCCCGGAGGCCCGACGAGCGCCTCCACCCTGGAAGCCACGTCCTTCGCTATCTTTATCTCCACCTCGTCGGCAGGGTCGTATCCCTGCTTCCTCGCTTCGCTCGCTATCCCGTAGGTGCGCTCGAGCTCCTGCTTGAGCGAATCAAGGTACTGCAAATATTCTTCGCTTGCAACCAGCATCTTCAATCACGCATATCAATATCCTGTGTTTCCGGTTTCGCCGTTCGGCGCTTCGGATCCGTTCATTCACATCTCACCTGTGAAATCAAGCGTTTTGTAATTCCCGCCTTTCATGTCCAGCACCCCCACCAGCCCAGGCGTGGGTATATGGCCCTGCTGGACCTGGAAATCCGTTCTGTCCTGGAACGTCCCGGAGTTTATCACGTGCGTTCCGCGGTAATATGCATACCCGTTCTTGTGCACGTGGCCGCAATGAAGCACGTCCGGCTCCATCTCCAGCACCATGTAGTCCACGCGCTCAGGAACCACCTGGTTTGTCCCGTATATTGGCGAAAGGTGCCTCCTCTTAAGGTACTCGAGCGAGACCTTCTCCGGGCTGTTGTATGAAAGCCCGGATATACCTGAAATCATCGAGTCCATCGAGGTCCCGTGGTAAATGACATGCCGTATCCCCTCTATGGACAGCGCGGTAGGGCTCCCGACCTTTATCACGTCGCTCTTTATCATCGTGTCGTCTATCGCCGGCATGGGCTCGGCCCTCCTGACCGCGTCGTGGTTGCCCGGCCCCACTATCACTTCTATATAATCAGGCACCATCTCCATGTAATTGTCGAAAACCTCGTACTGCTTGTAAACGTCCTTTATCGTGAGGTCCTTCTCCTGCTTCGGATAAATTCCCACGCCGTCAGCTATGTCCCCCGCGATGACCACGTACTTCACTTTGCCCGCTATTTCCCGCTCGCTTCCCTTCAGGTTGAGCCAGTCGATGAACCTCTGGAACTGCTTTTCCAGGAAATGCCTCGAGCCGAAATGGATGTCTGAAATGTACGCGCACGCCACGTCCCTTTCGCTCAGCTTCTTTTCCCTCATGACCGGCAAGTCCGGCCAGTCTATGTCTTCGGCGATGAGGAAATGCTCCAGCACCTTGCCCGTTATGGCAATCACTTCGTCCCGTATCACCCGCTTCGCCTTTGCGTACGTCTTCTCGGTGTTCCTGGGCACCACGACCTTGAACCTCCCCTCTAAATCCTCCACTTCCAGGAGCACGCTCCCCTTCTTTGTGTCCCGCTTGTCGTAAACCATC is from Candidatus Micrarchaeia archaeon and encodes:
- a CDS encoding DNA polymerase II large subunit translates to MLVASEEYLQYLDSLKQELERTYGIASEARKQGYDPADEVEIKIAKDVASRVEALVGPPGIAKVIRDMEEAGVAREDIAFKLAAGIAGGEIIHGQTEQLIEQAVRTSIGVLTEGMLVAPTEGISKVKVRSNPDGTSYVAVYFTGPIRSAGGTVAALAVALADYARKVAKIGDYRATDAEIERYAEEMNIYEARASHLQYKPPDEDVKWIAKNCPVCIDGDPTEDAEVSVYRDLPRVETNRVRGGVPLVMCEGIAQKAMKVYRYSKKFGLGWDWLEKLIKVKRKESAVEIKPDWTYLEGLVAGRPVFAYPSTKGGFRLRYGKSRTNGLMAKNIHPATMVLLDDFTAVGTHNKIERPGKGAIMSGCDSIEPPLVRLKDGSVLKVRSTLQAKGLRRDVEMILFMGDMLVNYGDFLKSGHPLMPSGWCEEWWAEECKAKNVQPKAFQGAKEAFEFSKNYGVPLHPEYTYFWHDIDANKMKALAYWLAKAEARFDAGELRELSVPMGAEKTVLEELGVEHRVADGKVRLDADQAFTVISCLGLAVSASGGLSTERFDSVYAEDKKALALASELSGLEIKAKAPVYIGARMGRPEKAKEREMEGKVHSLFPTGSPKNRSFTKMYRVLRAKEEKSVYADAARFICPNCKNISTYRRCELCGTRTIAQNTCKACGAHTVKSEHCGPALPYDNRPIAVASLVEMLKKQFGMLPEDIRGVKGLSSSAKIPERLEKGFFRAKHEVYVFKDGTCRFDATDIPITHFRPRELMVSVQKLRELGYAKDWLGNELESEEQIVPLRPQDIIISEYGAEYFMRVTKFMDDMLVGVYNMKPFYNIEKKEDLVGQLFIGLSPHTSSGVLVRLIGFTKANVGFGHPYFHAAKRRNADGDEDAVMLLLDALLNFSRRFLSESRGGTMDAPITISTIIDPREVDDEAHNIEMVFSYPLEFYRAAERFAAPGEVKIKTVKDVLGTPEQYSQLGLTHDTSAVDEGPLRTAYVSLKSIPDKIELEFALEKRIRAVDVKDICERLILSHFIPDLYGNLHSFSRQTFRCSDCNEIFRRVPLVGKCTRCGGKLVLTIHKGGIEKYLEISKRLCDEYGLPAYMKQRLDLIDKEIHSIFEDEKIKQMGISDFM
- a CDS encoding DNA-directed DNA polymerase II small subunit translates to MADGGALGSGNSNQGSAISERLRGSGIRLTLEAELILKNGSEELLKELLSLQKLFIAKEDAEAAIARLGENKVEVVRSSERALASEYDSDIKIMHQLDVTGKSRTTGSVEDFTAYFRNRYQRMSRLLSSASKYPTVGLSDIKKEVNENVRIVVMVYDKRDTKKGSVLLEVEDLEGRFKVVVPRNTEKTYAKAKRVIRDEVIAITGKVLEHFLIAEDIDWPDLPVMREKKLSERDVACAYISDIHFGSRHFLEKQFQRFIDWLNLKGSEREIAGKVKYVVIAGDIADGVGIYPKQEKDLTIKDVYKQYEVFDNYMEMVPDYIEVIVGPGNHDAVRRAEPMPAIDDTMIKSDVIKVGSPTALSIEGIRHVIYHGTSMDSMISGISGLSYNSPEKVSLEYLKRRHLSPIYGTNQVVPERVDYMVLEMEPDVLHCGHVHKNGYAYYRGTHVINSGTFQDRTDFQVQQGHIPTPGLVGVLDMKGGNYKTLDFTGEM